In Paralichthys olivaceus isolate ysfri-2021 chromosome 13, ASM2471397v2, whole genome shotgun sequence, the following are encoded in one genomic region:
- the rcc1 gene encoding regulator of chromosome condensation — MPAKKTATKRRSEAVVEDVDAKKAKVSHRSHGKEAGQVLVLGQGDVGQLGLGENVIERKKPALVTLPDKTVQVIAGGMHTVCLSDTGHVYTFGCNDEGALGRDTTEEGSEMVPEKVALDEKVVQVSAGDSHTAALTEDGTVYIWGSFRDNNGVIGLLEPMKTSPVPVKVPMSETVVKIASGNDHLVLLTLEGNLYTSGTAEQGQLGRVPEHFSNRGGRKGLERLLVPQMVKIKGKVHFVDAFCGAYFTFAVSKEGHVYGFGLSNYHQLGTKSTKMCFVPVKLTCFKNSSISWVDFSGGQHHTICLDTEGKVYSLGRAEYGRLGLGEGAEEKSEPTPVMGMELASAVTCGASVSYAVAREGSVYAWGMGTNLQLGTGEEDDEWSPVKMTGKQLENRIVLMASSGGQHTVLLVKDMQES, encoded by the exons ATGCCTGCAAAAAAGACCGCCACCAAGAGGAGGTCCGAGGCTGTTGTGGAGGATGTAGATGCCAAGAAAGCAAAAG TTTCCCACAGGAGTCATGGTAAGGAGGCAGGACAGGTTCTCGTCCTGGGCCAGGGGGACGTTGGACAGTTGGGTTTAGGGGAGAACGTCATCGAGAGAAAGAAACCTGCCCTTGTGACCTTGCCAGACAAAACTGTGCAAGTGATAGCCGGAGGCATGCACACAGTGTGTCTCAGCGACACTGGCCAT GTCTACACGTTTGGCTGTAATGACGAAGGGGCACTTGGTCGTGACACAACAGAGGAGGGGTCTGAGATGGTTCCAGAAAAGGTGGCACTGGATGAGAAGGTGGTGCAGGTGTCGGCAGGTGATAGCCACACAGCCGCACTCACAGAGGATGGAACAGTTTACATCTGGGGCTCTTTCAGG GATAACAATGGCGTTATTGGTCTCCTGGAACCCATGAAAACGTCTCCTGTTCCAGTCAAAGTCCCCATGTCGGAGACTGTAGTGAAAATTGCTTCAG GTAATGATCACTTGGTGCTGCTGACACTCGAGGGAAATCTTTACACATCAGGCACAGCCGAGCAGGGGCAGCTGGGAAGAGTGCCGGAGCATTTCTCAAACAGAGGAGGCAGGAAAGGCCTCG AACGGCTGCTGGTACCACAGATGGTAAAAATCAAAGGGAAAGTTCACTTCGTTGATGCCTTCTGCGGCGCATACTTCACCTTCGCTGTATCTAAAGAAGGGCATGTGTATGGATTTGGCCTCTCCAACTACCACCAGCTCG GCACTAAAAGCACAAAGATGTGTTTTGTCCCTGTGAAACTCACATGCTTCAAGAACTCTTCCATCTCCTGGGTTGACTTCTCTGGAGGACAACATCACACCATCTGCCTTGATACTGAAG GAAAGGTTTATAGCCTGGGGAGAGCAGAGTACGGTCGTCTTGGTCTGGGCGAAGGGGCTGAAGAGAAGAGTGAGCCCACACCTGTGATGGGGATGGAGCTGGCGAGCGCTGTGACATGTGGGGCGTCTGTCAGCTACGCCGTTGCCAGGGAAG GATCTGTGTATGCCTGGGGCATGGGCACCAACCTGCAGCTTGGCACgggagaggaggatgacgaGTGGAGCCCTGTAAAAATGACAGGCAAGCAACTGGAGAACCGTATAGTACTCATGGCCTCCAGTGGAGGGCAGCACACAGTCCTTTTAGTCAAAGACATGCAGGAGAGCTGA